In Cedecea neteri, a single genomic region encodes these proteins:
- the glpQ gene encoding glycerophosphodiester phosphodiesterase codes for MAKSLLAGVVLVATSSVFAQTTDKIVIAHRGASGYLPEHTLPAKAMAYAQGADYLEQDLVMTKDDRLVVLHDHYLDRVTDVAKRFPDRARKDGRYYAIDFTLAEIKSLKFTEGFDIVNGKQVQTYPGRFPMGKSDFRVHTFEEEIEFVQGLNHSTGKNIGIYPEIKAPWFHHQEGKDIAAKTLEVLKQYGYTSKQDKVYLQCFDAAELKRIKNELEPKMGMNLNLVQLIAYTDWNETQEKQPDGKWVNYSYDWMFKPGAMKQIAQYADGIGPDYHMLVEKASTKGHVKLTDMVTEAHASKLTVHPYTVRSDALPDYVSDVNQLYDVLYNQAGVDGLFTDFPDKAVRFLNKP; via the coding sequence ATGGCAAAATCTTTACTGGCGGGTGTGGTGCTGGTGGCAACCAGCAGCGTCTTCGCCCAGACGACGGACAAAATCGTGATTGCCCACCGGGGCGCCAGCGGCTACCTGCCCGAGCACACGCTGCCGGCGAAGGCGATGGCCTATGCCCAGGGCGCGGATTACCTTGAGCAAGACCTGGTGATGACCAAAGACGACAGACTGGTGGTGCTGCATGACCACTATCTGGACAGGGTGACCGACGTCGCGAAGCGCTTCCCGGATCGGGCGCGCAAAGACGGGCGCTACTACGCCATCGACTTTACGCTGGCGGAAATCAAGTCTCTGAAGTTCACCGAGGGCTTCGACATCGTTAACGGCAAGCAGGTGCAGACCTATCCGGGGCGTTTCCCGATGGGTAAATCTGATTTCCGCGTGCACACCTTTGAAGAAGAGATCGAGTTTGTTCAGGGGCTGAACCATTCCACCGGGAAAAACATCGGTATCTATCCTGAGATAAAAGCGCCGTGGTTCCACCATCAGGAAGGCAAGGATATCGCGGCAAAAACGCTTGAGGTGCTGAAGCAGTACGGCTACACCAGCAAGCAGGATAAGGTCTATCTTCAGTGCTTTGACGCCGCCGAGCTGAAGCGCATTAAAAACGAGCTTGAGCCGAAGATGGGCATGAACCTTAACCTGGTGCAGCTTATCGCCTATACCGACTGGAATGAGACCCAGGAAAAACAGCCGGACGGCAAGTGGGTGAACTACAGCTACGACTGGATGTTTAAGCCAGGCGCGATGAAGCAGATTGCCCAGTATGCCGACGGCATTGGCCCGGACTACCATATGCTGGTGGAGAAGGCGTCAACCAAAGGCCATGTGAAGCTTACCGATATGGTGACCGAAGCACACGCCAGCAAATTGACGGTGCATCCTTACACGGTAAGGTCGGACGCGCTGCCGGACTACGTGAGCGATGTGAATCAGCTGTACGACGTGCTGTATAACCAGGCGGGCGTAGATGGGCTGTTTACTGACTTCCCGGACAAGGCCGTGCGGTTTCTTAATAAGCCGTAA
- the glpT gene encoding glycerol-3-phosphate transporter yields MLSIFKPAAHKTRLPEEQIDPTYRRLRWQIFMGIFFGYAAYYLVRKNFTLAMPYLVEQGFSRGDLGFALSGISIAYGFSKFIMGSVSDRSNPRVFLPAGLILAAAVMLFMGFVPWATSSIAIMFVLLFACGWFQGMGWPPCGRTMVHWWSQKERGGIVSVWNCAHNVGGGIPPLLFLLGMAWFNDWHAALYMPAFAAIIVAIIAFGLMRDTPQSCGLPPIEEYKNDYPDDYSEKAEEELTAKQIFMKYVFPNRLLWYIAIANVFVYLLRYGILDWSPTYLKEVKHFALDKSSWAYFLYEYAGIPGTLLCGWMSDKVFKGNRGATGVFFMVLVTIATVVYWLNPPGNPGVDMTCMIVIGFLIYGPVMLIGLHALELAPKKAAGTAAGFTGLFGYLGGSVAASAIVGYTVDFFGWDGGFIVMIGGSILAVLLLIVVMIGERKHHDEKMLKNG; encoded by the coding sequence ATGTTAAGTATCTTCAAACCCGCCGCGCATAAGACGCGTTTGCCAGAGGAGCAGATAGATCCGACCTATCGCCGCCTGCGCTGGCAAATCTTCATGGGTATCTTTTTTGGTTATGCCGCTTACTATCTGGTGAGGAAAAACTTTACCCTTGCGATGCCGTATCTGGTGGAGCAGGGCTTCTCCCGAGGCGATCTCGGTTTTGCACTTTCCGGGATTTCGATCGCTTACGGATTTTCGAAATTCATCATGGGTTCGGTCTCCGATCGCTCGAATCCGCGCGTATTTCTACCCGCCGGGCTGATTCTTGCCGCCGCCGTGATGCTGTTTATGGGCTTTGTGCCGTGGGCAACGTCCAGCATCGCAATCATGTTTGTGCTGCTGTTCGCCTGTGGCTGGTTCCAGGGCATGGGATGGCCGCCGTGCGGGCGCACCATGGTGCACTGGTGGTCGCAGAAGGAGCGTGGAGGCATTGTTTCCGTCTGGAACTGCGCCCATAACGTCGGCGGTGGTATTCCTCCGCTGCTGTTCCTGCTGGGGATGGCGTGGTTTAACGACTGGCATGCGGCGCTGTACATGCCCGCTTTCGCCGCCATCATTGTGGCGATTATCGCTTTCGGTTTAATGCGCGACACGCCTCAATCCTGCGGCCTGCCGCCGATTGAAGAGTACAAAAACGACTACCCGGACGATTACAGCGAGAAAGCGGAAGAAGAGCTGACGGCTAAGCAGATCTTCATGAAGTACGTCTTCCCTAACCGTCTGCTGTGGTACATCGCCATTGCCAACGTGTTTGTCTATTTGCTGCGTTACGGCATCCTGGACTGGTCGCCAACTTACCTGAAAGAAGTGAAGCACTTCGCGCTGGATAAATCCTCGTGGGCCTACTTCCTTTATGAATACGCGGGTATTCCCGGCACGCTGCTGTGCGGCTGGATGTCGGACAAGGTGTTTAAAGGTAACCGCGGCGCGACAGGCGTGTTCTTCATGGTGCTGGTGACAATTGCCACCGTGGTTTACTGGCTCAACCCGCCGGGCAATCCGGGCGTGGATATGACCTGTATGATCGTTATCGGTTTCCTGATTTACGGCCCGGTGATGCTGATTGGCCTGCATGCGCTTGAGCTTGCACCTAAGAAAGCGGCAGGGACGGCAGCGGGCTTTACCGGCCTGTTTGGCTACCTGGGCGGCTCGGTCGCGGCCAGCGCGATTGTCGGCTACACCGTGGACTTCTTCGGCTGGGACGGCGGCTTTATCGTGATGATTGGCGGCAGTATTTTGGCCGTGCTGTTGCTGATTGTGGTGATGATTGGTGAGCGTAAACACCACGATGAAAAAATGCTGAAAAACGGCTAA
- the glpA gene encoding anaerobic glycerol-3-phosphate dehydrogenase subunit A: MSREADVIIIGGGATGAGIARDCARRGLKVLLLERHDIATGATGRNHGLLHSGSRYAVTDGESAKECIEENRILRRIARHCIEPTDGLFITLPEDDLGFQSGFIAACRQAGIPAEALDPREALRLEPSANPSLLGAVRVPDGTVDPFRLTAANMLDAKEHGAEVLTGCEITGLIREGSRVCGVRVFNHLTRQPGEFRAPMVVNAAGIWGQRIAEYADLSVKMFPAKGTLLILGHRINNMVINRCRKPADADILVPGDTISLIGTTSTHIDYDQIDNMCVAPDEVDALIREGEKLAPVLGRTRILRAYAGVRPLVASDNDPTGRSVSRGIVLLDHAKRDGMDGFITITGGKLMTYRLMAEWATDLVCERLGNTTPCSTASASLPGSEQTAEQTLGKVISLPPTIRGSAVWRHGDRATRLLNNSRLSNSLVCECEAVTTGEVRYAIDALGVKNLGDLRRRTRVGMGTCQGELCACRAAGLLQRFQLTTPAQSLEQLSHFLNERWKGVRPVAWGNALRESEFTAWVYQGLCGLDNGEQG, translated from the coding sequence GTGAGCAGAGAAGCGGACGTGATTATCATCGGTGGAGGGGCAACCGGTGCCGGCATAGCGCGAGACTGCGCCCGCCGCGGGCTGAAAGTACTGCTGCTTGAACGTCACGACATCGCAACCGGTGCCACAGGCCGCAATCACGGCCTGCTTCATAGCGGCTCACGCTATGCGGTCACCGACGGAGAATCCGCCAAAGAGTGCATCGAAGAAAACCGCATTCTACGGCGGATTGCCCGCCACTGTATCGAGCCCACGGATGGCCTGTTTATTACCCTGCCGGAAGATGACCTGGGGTTTCAAAGCGGGTTTATCGCCGCCTGCCGCCAGGCCGGTATTCCCGCAGAAGCATTGGATCCCAGAGAGGCATTGCGGCTGGAGCCTTCAGCCAATCCATCGCTTCTCGGCGCGGTTCGTGTTCCGGATGGCACGGTCGATCCCTTCCGCCTCACCGCCGCTAACATGCTTGATGCCAAAGAACACGGGGCAGAAGTGCTGACGGGCTGCGAGATCACCGGGCTGATTCGCGAAGGCTCACGCGTTTGCGGCGTGCGAGTCTTCAACCACCTTACGCGCCAGCCAGGTGAGTTCCGGGCGCCAATGGTGGTAAATGCCGCAGGGATCTGGGGGCAACGCATCGCAGAATATGCCGATCTCAGCGTAAAAATGTTCCCGGCCAAAGGGACATTACTGATCCTCGGGCACCGCATCAATAACATGGTCATCAACCGCTGCCGCAAACCGGCAGACGCCGATATTCTGGTCCCCGGCGATACCATTTCGCTTATCGGTACAACTTCAACGCATATCGACTACGACCAAATCGACAACATGTGCGTCGCGCCGGATGAAGTGGACGCGCTGATTCGTGAGGGAGAAAAACTGGCGCCGGTGCTGGGCCGAACCCGCATCCTTCGGGCCTACGCTGGCGTCCGACCTCTGGTTGCCAGCGACAACGATCCTACCGGGCGCAGCGTCAGCCGCGGAATTGTGCTGCTGGACCACGCGAAGCGCGACGGCATGGACGGCTTCATCACCATTACCGGCGGGAAACTGATGACCTACCGCCTGATGGCGGAGTGGGCAACGGACCTGGTTTGCGAGCGTTTAGGCAACACCACGCCCTGCTCCACGGCTTCAGCGTCGCTGCCGGGCTCCGAGCAGACCGCGGAGCAAACGCTGGGGAAAGTTATCTCCTTACCGCCAACAATTCGCGGTTCCGCCGTCTGGCGGCACGGTGACCGAGCGACGCGGCTGCTCAATAACAGCCGACTCAGCAACAGCCTGGTGTGCGAATGCGAAGCCGTCACCACCGGCGAAGTGCGCTATGCCATTGATGCCCTGGGCGTAAAAAACCTGGGAGATTTGCGCCGCAGAACGCGCGTCGGCATGGGCACCTGCCAGGGCGAGCTGTGCGCCTGTCGGGCAGCCGGTCTCCTGCAGCGCTTCCAGCTCACTACGCCTGCCCAATCGCTGGAGCAGCTCTCTCACTTCCTCAACGAACGCTGGAAGGGCGTTCGCCCTGTCGCCTGGGGAAATGCACTGCGAGAAAGCGAATTTACCGCCTGGGTTTACCAGGGGCTATGCGGTCTGGATAACGGAGAACAGGGATGA
- the glpB gene encoding glycerol-3-phosphate dehydrogenase subunit GlpB has product MKFDTIIIGSGLAGLTAGIKLAESGQRCAIVSRGQSALHFSSGSLDLLSTLPDGTPVHQPEAALENLAEQAPHHPYSLMGKERVLALAAESEQLLARAGIPLVGHHRQNHLRITPLGKQRASWLSPPEVPQAPLPWQKVTVINIAGFLDFQAELVAGSLSATGCNVHVAELTLPVLDVLRNNPSEFRAVNIARVLDLPENLPALVDELRLLLGSGEAMILPACLGLEESTVSALQQALNVPVKLLPTLPPSVLGMRLHNALRRRFQTLGGLVMPGDAVTGAQLEQGRINALFTKNHRGVPLRTRHVILASGSFFSGGLEATRQHVIEPIFGLDVNIQADRAAWSKTDFFTPQPWLQFGLTVNHHFQPSHHGEYTKNLYAIGSVLGGFDPIQQGCGAGVSMLTALCVADQILVAAEACHEPA; this is encoded by the coding sequence ATGAAATTCGACACTATTATCATTGGCAGCGGCCTGGCCGGACTGACAGCCGGCATAAAGCTGGCGGAAAGCGGCCAGCGCTGCGCCATCGTCAGCCGTGGGCAAAGCGCGCTGCACTTCTCTTCTGGCTCACTGGATTTGCTTTCAACGTTACCGGACGGCACTCCCGTTCACCAGCCAGAGGCCGCGCTGGAAAACCTGGCGGAGCAAGCGCCTCATCACCCCTATAGCCTGATGGGCAAAGAGCGTGTGCTGGCGCTCGCCGCAGAGAGTGAGCAACTGCTGGCCAGGGCTGGTATTCCGCTGGTGGGTCATCACCGCCAGAATCACCTCAGAATCACGCCGCTGGGCAAGCAAAGAGCCAGCTGGCTCAGCCCGCCGGAAGTGCCACAGGCGCCGTTGCCCTGGCAAAAAGTGACGGTGATTAATATTGCTGGCTTCCTGGATTTTCAGGCTGAGCTGGTGGCGGGTTCACTGTCAGCCACCGGCTGTAACGTGCACGTCGCCGAGCTTACCTTGCCGGTACTCGATGTCCTGCGAAACAACCCCAGCGAGTTTCGCGCCGTGAACATTGCCCGGGTGCTGGATCTGCCGGAAAACCTTCCGGCGCTGGTGGATGAACTCAGGCTGCTATTAGGCAGCGGTGAAGCCATGATCCTGCCCGCCTGCCTCGGCCTGGAGGAAAGTACGGTTTCAGCCCTGCAACAGGCGCTAAACGTGCCGGTAAAACTGCTGCCAACGCTGCCGCCTTCGGTACTTGGGATGAGGTTACACAATGCACTCCGCCGCCGTTTTCAGACCCTGGGCGGGCTTGTTATGCCCGGTGATGCCGTGACTGGCGCTCAGCTTGAACAAGGGCGTATCAATGCCCTGTTCACCAAAAATCATCGTGGAGTGCCGCTGCGGACCCGGCATGTCATCCTGGCCAGCGGCAGCTTTTTCAGCGGCGGGCTGGAAGCTACCAGACAACACGTTATCGAGCCCATCTTCGGGCTGGACGTGAACATCCAGGCCGATCGAGCCGCCTGGAGCAAGACAGATTTCTTTACGCCGCAGCCCTGGCTGCAGTTTGGGCTCACCGTAAATCACCACTTTCAGCCGTCTCACCACGGGGAATACACTAAAAATCTCTACGCGATTGGCTCTGTGCTGGGGGGCTTTGATCCTATCCAGCAAGGATGCGGGGCCGGTGTGTCGATGCTCACGGCGCTCTGCGTGGCCGATCAAATCCTTGTTGCCGCGGAGGCTTGCCATGAACCTGCTTGA
- the glpC gene encoding anaerobic glycerol-3-phosphate dehydrogenase subunit GlpC, producing MNLLDETSFESCIKCTVCTTACPVSRVRPEYPGPKQAGPDGERLRLKDPSLYDDALKYCTNCKRCEVSCPSEVKIGDIIQRARAKYGEHKPSLRDAILSHTDLLGTLSTPFAPLINATTGMKPVRKLLDKTLKIDSHRELPKYSFGTFRQWYRRQAAHQACFPHQVAFFHGCFVNYNHPQLGKDMVKVLNAMDIGVQLLQREKCCGVPLIANGFIEKAKKQAKVNISSLEEAVIQRGLPVIATSSTCTFTLRDEYPHILGIDTAPVREQIELATRYIWKLLEEDGRTLPLKNTPLRIAYHTPCHMEKMGWTLYSIELLRRIPGVELVMLDSQCCGIAGTYGFKKENYLTSQRIGAPLFQQIEESGVDLVVTDCETCKWQIEMSTSKRCEHPITLLARALA from the coding sequence ATGAACCTGCTTGATGAAACCAGCTTTGAAAGCTGTATTAAATGCACGGTCTGCACCACGGCTTGCCCGGTAAGCCGCGTTCGCCCGGAATATCCAGGGCCAAAACAGGCCGGGCCCGACGGAGAAAGGCTGCGCCTGAAAGATCCTTCACTCTATGACGACGCGCTGAAGTACTGCACCAACTGCAAGCGCTGTGAAGTCTCCTGCCCGTCCGAGGTAAAAATTGGCGATATCATCCAGCGGGCGCGGGCCAAATATGGCGAACATAAACCTTCGCTGCGCGATGCGATTCTCAGCCATACGGATTTACTCGGTACGCTCTCCACGCCCTTCGCCCCGCTGATCAACGCGACTACCGGTATGAAGCCCGTACGCAAGCTGCTGGATAAAACCCTGAAAATTGATTCCCACCGCGAGTTGCCCAAATACTCTTTCGGCACCTTCCGCCAGTGGTATCGGCGCCAGGCGGCGCATCAGGCCTGCTTCCCGCATCAGGTTGCGTTTTTCCATGGCTGTTTCGTGAACTACAACCATCCGCAGCTCGGCAAAGACATGGTCAAAGTGCTTAACGCGATGGACATCGGCGTCCAGCTGTTGCAAAGAGAAAAATGCTGCGGCGTGCCGCTTATCGCCAACGGCTTTATCGAAAAGGCAAAGAAACAGGCAAAGGTAAACATCAGCTCGCTGGAAGAAGCCGTGATACAGCGCGGACTGCCGGTCATTGCGACCTCCTCAACCTGTACCTTTACGCTGCGCGATGAATATCCGCATATTCTTGGCATCGACACAGCCCCGGTTCGCGAACAGATTGAACTCGCCACGCGTTATATCTGGAAACTGCTGGAAGAGGATGGCAGAACGCTACCGTTAAAAAATACCCCACTGCGTATCGCTTATCATACGCCTTGCCATATGGAGAAAATGGGCTGGACGCTCTATTCCATTGAGTTGCTGCGGCGTATTCCCGGCGTGGAACTGGTGATGCTGGACTCCCAGTGCTGCGGCATTGCCGGGACCTATGGGTTTAAAAAGGAGAACTACCTGACGTCACAGCGTATCGGCGCCCCGCTGTTCCAGCAGATTGAAGAGAGTGGCGTAGACCTGGTGGTGACGGACTGCGAAACCTGTAAATGGCAGATAGAAATGTCCACCAGCAAACGCTGCGAGCACCCGATCACGCTGCTGGCCCGGGCGCTCGCCTGA
- a CDS encoding nicotinamide mononucleotide deamidase-related protein YfaY, with protein MLKVEMLSTGDEVLYGQITDTNAAWLADYLFNQGLPMSRRNTVGDSLPDLVAVLKERSHEADVLIVNGGLGPTSDDLSALAAATASGVELVEHAEWLTYMEQFFAERGRVMAPSNRKQAQIPANSEMIDNPVGTACGFALTLNRCLMFFTPGVPSEFKAMVDKQIMPRLRERFTLPEPPICLRLTTFGRSESELAQSLDPLALPEGVVMGYRSSMPIIELKLTGPASQREAMEAVWPEVRRVAGESLIFEGTEGLPAQIARRLAERSLTIAVSEQFTGGLLAVQLNRAQAALRASRILPPAPEALADTLASSAELRLDQQSDLALVISGEEEQKINFALSTPGGTFGLGVKFGTSRHALAIRQEVCTMMALNVVRRWLNGQPLESEHGWIKVVESASL; from the coding sequence ATGTTAAAAGTAGAAATGCTGTCCACCGGCGACGAAGTGCTGTACGGGCAAATTACCGACACCAATGCGGCCTGGCTTGCCGACTATCTATTTAATCAGGGTTTACCCATGTCGCGCCGCAATACGGTTGGCGACAGTCTGCCTGACCTGGTTGCCGTGCTGAAAGAGCGTAGCCACGAAGCCGATGTGCTGATTGTTAACGGTGGCCTGGGGCCAACCAGCGATGATCTAAGCGCGCTGGCGGCGGCTACGGCGTCCGGCGTTGAGCTGGTTGAGCATGCGGAATGGTTAACCTATATGGAGCAGTTTTTTGCCGAGCGCGGGCGAGTGATGGCGCCGAGCAACCGCAAGCAGGCGCAAATCCCGGCTAACAGTGAGATGATCGATAATCCCGTCGGCACCGCCTGCGGCTTTGCATTGACCTTAAACCGCTGCCTGATGTTTTTCACCCCCGGCGTACCGTCAGAGTTTAAGGCTATGGTAGACAAACAAATCATGCCCCGACTGCGGGAGCGTTTTACCCTCCCCGAACCGCCGATATGCCTGCGCTTAACAACTTTTGGACGCTCCGAGAGCGAGCTGGCGCAATCGCTTGATCCGCTGGCGCTGCCGGAGGGCGTGGTGATGGGCTATCGCTCATCGATGCCAATCATTGAGCTTAAGCTGACCGGCCCGGCCAGCCAGCGTGAAGCGATGGAGGCCGTCTGGCCGGAAGTCCGCCGCGTGGCGGGTGAAAGTCTGATTTTCGAGGGCACCGAAGGGCTTCCGGCGCAAATAGCACGTCGCCTTGCGGAGCGTTCTCTGACCATCGCGGTTAGCGAGCAGTTTACCGGGGGCCTGCTGGCGGTGCAGTTAAACCGTGCGCAGGCCGCACTTCGGGCGAGCCGTATTTTACCTCCGGCACCTGAAGCCCTGGCTGATACGTTAGCGTCCAGCGCAGAATTGCGCCTGGACCAACAGAGCGATCTGGCCCTGGTGATTTCTGGTGAAGAAGAGCAGAAGATTAACTTTGCGCTCTCCACGCCAGGCGGTACTTTTGGCCTGGGCGTGAAGTTTGGTACCAGCCGCCACGCGCTGGCAATTCGTCAGGAAGTTTGCACCATGATGGCGCTGAACGTGGTGCGCCGCTGGCTCAACGGCCAGCCGCTGGAAAGCGAGCACGGCTGGATTAAGGTCGTGGAGTCAGCCAGCCTCTAG
- a CDS encoding YfaZ family outer membrane protein, protein MNKLLLAGGAGLLLVSAGASAIGVSAEVGKEYTNLGVGFGTESSGIAVTGNYAHNDDNGDAVGLGLGFNIPLGPMMATVGGRGVYLHPKDRKEGYAVAAGGGLRWPITPDIAVFGDYYYSPDSLSSGVKDYKEASAGASWNFMRPFSAQVGYRYISLGGKDGDRTDTVADGPYVGVSASF, encoded by the coding sequence ATGAATAAATTACTTTTAGCCGGCGGCGCGGGTTTACTGCTGGTTTCCGCAGGTGCCAGCGCAATTGGCGTGAGTGCTGAAGTCGGCAAAGAATACACTAACCTCGGCGTGGGTTTTGGCACCGAAAGCAGCGGCATCGCGGTAACCGGTAACTATGCGCATAACGACGACAACGGTGATGCCGTAGGTCTTGGCCTCGGTTTTAATATTCCTTTGGGGCCGATGATGGCAACCGTGGGTGGCCGTGGTGTTTATCTGCATCCGAAAGATCGTAAAGAAGGCTATGCGGTTGCTGCAGGCGGTGGTCTGAGATGGCCAATTACGCCTGATATTGCTGTATTTGGCGATTACTACTACTCCCCGGACTCTCTGTCCAGCGGCGTGAAGGACTACAAAGAGGCCAGCGCCGGTGCAAGCTGGAACTTTATGCGTCCGTTCTCAGCGCAAGTGGGTTACCGCTATATTAGCCTTGGCGGCAAAGACGGCGATCGTACCGACACCGTTGCCGACGGTCCGTATGTGGGCGTGAGCGCCAGCTTCTAA
- the katA gene encoding catalase KatA has protein sequence MSKKGLTTGAGAPVVNNNNVATAGPRGPMLLQDVWFLEKLAHFDREVIPERRMHAKGSGAFGHFTVTHDITRYTRAKLFSEIGKKTELFLRFSTVAGERGAADAERDIRGFSMKFYTEEGNWDLVGNNTPVFYLRDPLKFPDLNHVVKRDPRTNLRNPTYKWDFFSHLPEALHQLTIDFSDRGLPRSYRHIHGFGSHTFSFINSDHQRFWVKFHLKSQQGIENLMDDEASRLIAEDRESSQRDLYESIKAGDFPRWTLFVQIMPEAEASKTPYNPFDLTKVWPHGDYPLIEVGVLELNRNPENYFSDVEQVAMSPANVVPGIGFSPDRMLQGRLFSYGDAHRYRLGVNHHQIPVNAPKCPFHNYHRDGAMRVDGNSGNGATYEPNSFNVFQEQPDFSEPPLSLEGAADHWNHREDSDYFSQPRALYNLLSDEEHQRMFVRIAGDMKDVPENIQNRQICLFSQVHPEYGAGVANALQALKNNK, from the coding sequence ATGAGCAAGAAAGGATTAACAACCGGCGCAGGCGCTCCCGTTGTAAACAACAACAACGTTGCTACCGCAGGCCCACGTGGCCCGATGCTGCTTCAGGACGTCTGGTTCCTTGAAAAACTCGCCCACTTTGACCGCGAAGTAATCCCTGAGCGCCGTATGCACGCGAAAGGCTCCGGCGCGTTTGGTCATTTCACCGTCACCCATGACATCACCCGCTACACCCGGGCAAAATTATTCTCAGAAATCGGCAAAAAAACAGAGCTGTTCCTGCGCTTCTCCACCGTTGCCGGCGAGCGCGGCGCGGCAGACGCCGAACGAGATATTCGCGGCTTTTCCATGAAATTCTATACCGAGGAAGGAAACTGGGACCTGGTGGGCAACAACACGCCGGTGTTCTATCTCCGTGACCCGCTGAAGTTCCCGGATCTGAACCACGTCGTCAAACGCGATCCACGCACTAACTTGCGTAACCCAACGTATAAATGGGATTTCTTCTCGCACCTGCCGGAAGCCCTTCATCAGTTGACCATCGATTTCAGCGACCGTGGCTTACCGCGCTCTTATCGTCACATTCACGGTTTTGGCAGCCATACCTTCAGCTTTATCAATAGCGACCATCAGCGTTTCTGGGTGAAGTTCCACCTCAAATCCCAGCAGGGCATTGAGAACCTGATGGATGATGAAGCCAGCCGCCTGATTGCAGAGGACCGCGAAAGCTCCCAGCGGGATCTGTACGAATCCATTAAGGCCGGTGATTTCCCTCGCTGGACGCTGTTCGTGCAAATTATGCCGGAAGCCGAAGCGTCAAAAACGCCGTACAACCCGTTTGATCTGACCAAAGTCTGGCCACACGGCGACTATCCATTAATAGAAGTGGGCGTGCTGGAACTGAACCGCAACCCGGAAAACTATTTCTCTGACGTTGAACAGGTGGCGATGTCCCCGGCCAACGTCGTGCCGGGCATTGGTTTCTCACCGGATCGCATGCTGCAGGGCCGCCTGTTCTCCTACGGCGACGCGCACCGTTATCGCCTGGGCGTGAACCATCATCAAATTCCGGTGAACGCGCCAAAATGCCCGTTCCACAACTATCACCGCGACGGGGCCATGCGAGTGGATGGCAACAGCGGCAATGGCGCAACCTACGAGCCAAACAGCTTTAACGTTTTCCAGGAACAGCCAGATTTCAGCGAGCCGCCGTTGAGCCTGGAAGGCGCCGCCGACCACTGGAACCATCGGGAAGATAGCGACTACTTCAGCCAGCCGCGCGCACTATATAACCTGCTGAGCGATGAAGAGCATCAGCGTATGTTTGTGCGCATTGCGGGTGATATGAAAGACGTCCCGGAAAACATTCAGAACCGTCAGATTTGCCTGTTCAGCCAGGTGCATCCTGAATACGGTGCCGGGGTAGCGAATGCACTTCAGGCACTGAAGAACAATAAGTAA